From Etheostoma cragini isolate CJK2018 chromosome 3, CSU_Ecrag_1.0, whole genome shotgun sequence:
TGATGCAATTTTAACACAATCTATTAACTTCTCAGAATTGAGCATTGAATAATCCTTAGATGCAATGCATCTAAGGATTATTTTTCACATCCCTAttaaaaaaagtgctaaaagaATTCAAACTCTAATTTACATAAAGATATGCCAATTGTGTTAATGATTTGCATCAAATATACTTATAATATATGCTGTCCTAACAAAATGATACAAGATTAAAGACAGAACCTGCAACTTTTTGAATATAACAAATGTCATAGTCCCTGACATTAATGTAAACATAAGTGTTCAGTGCATTTAATATGTTTGAtcagtttgttttgtcttgtctgttttgtcCTTGTGTGACGAACTTAAAATAGGATTACGAGATTTACATATGttcttataaaaaaataaaaaataaactattaaaaaacGTTACCTTAGCAGTAAACTAGAGACTCATTCAGACACTATTAATTAAGACATTGGCTGTTTAATCAACTCTACGGTCATTAGGACGCATAATCCTGTGTAATTGAGTAAGAACACAACAAGAGATTAATTAAATACCTTGATGATACCAATTTGCTTAAAGAAGTCACCGACTTCCTGAACTGTGGCATCTTCTCCCAGTCCCTGGACAAAAATGGTGTTGTTGTCAGAGTTGTCCTGCTCACCAGCTGTGGAAGAGATCAATGACGAGGTCAGCAATCATTCTATTAGGAGTAACTGTATACGGAGATACAGTGTCCATCACACAGGCAGAAGTAGACCAGTTAACTAGTGTTCAGCTGCCTGTTGCAgtgctctgtctctgtcttcttaATACTGGTGCTACTGTGACacagtttcccttcggggatcaataaagtatttctgattcatTCTCATACAACAAGTATAAAAATCAAATCCATCTACACAATGGAACACAATCtggattttcagaaaaatatccatattcagtttatttaaatcatctaacattaaaatatattacactAAAATTCAAGTACAATAATGCTGCAGGGAATTTCAGTTATGATTCAACTAAAACGGGCATGGGCTATCAAGTAACTTTCCACACTAGGTATTAAAGGATGATAATCATTTAGAGTGACAGACAGGTTTTAAATTATAGTCCATTTATCAGTATATTTCAGGTTATTAATGCTCAAAGAGTCTTACCTGGTTCATCCCTTGAGTCGAAGTCTCTGGAGCCTATAAAAACACAGGAGAGGGTGAACGAGAACAATTGAGCGAGGAATCTTTAAAACGATTTCACACAAATAATTAACTTCATCCCTAGCAATGCATAATtgcaaagaaaattaaaaaaaatgtccatgtttACAGCTCTGATGGGTGTTTTCATACCGTTGCATCACATACCAACACCGTGCAACAAGAACAGAAttgttctgagtttttttcttgAGCTTACACCAGAAATGAACAATCAAAATGTCTTCAGTTTTAGAAAGTTCCTTTTTCGTCCTGGGAGCACCTCGTCATTTACAATCAGCCCTCTTCTTCATGCAACAATGCCATTATTTCAAAACTCAGGCTCCATGTTTtttaccatatctgaagtcatTTAAGAGAAACCCTTTTAAGATTAATAGGTTGAGTCCCTTGGGATCTGGACATGAAAATGGTGGCATTCACCAAGTTTCTTTAAATCCCCCTCCCTTTCTTTGCTAACTTAAGTTCTTTCCTCCCCCACCGACACAGTTCTGATGCTCGTCACTTACCACCGTAATTTTTGTAGCCACCACGGTCACCACCTCTGCAGAGGAAAAAATTGGAGATATGATGGCTTTTCCTTTGTCCCAACTGAGAGCTCAAAGCTCCCCTACATCCCCATCAGTATGCACTCCTGCCAGGGTGTGCGACTATGGTGGAAATGTCTCACACGAGGAATGAGTTAGTCTTTGACATTAAAGATCAATGAACAGACGACTAGGCAGCTCTGACTGAACAATTAGGTGGATGAGCGAAGACAATCACTACATCTTAATCACCATTTACAATGaatttgctactttttttttattaacataacCAGATCGGATACAAAGAGCTGGAAAACCAGCTGACTTTAACATTAGCCAAATTTATCTTATAAGCAATCTTCCACTGAGTGAGTTTATGAGATCCTTTAACTGAGGTCGAAGTTTTAGTTCATTCACTCTGAACACCTGTAGTATAAAATGTAGatccatgttaaaaaaaaaacacacatgttcGCCATTAGTCAAATATACAACACTTCAATGAAACCTGTTGAATGTGAAGCAGCTGAAGATGTGACTCCAGGTCTAAGGGCATCGTTTCAGTGGCGTTTCTattgtttaatatatataaaaacactttaactaGAATCTCTTCAAAAATGAGAAGTGCTACCTTTGCGGgaccttttgtatttaaaaaaaaaagaagaaaaaaaaagggcagtTTCCCCCAATGGTGAAAACAATAGTTCATATTACATCTCATTGTAGAGCACATATTTTATCATCTTAATGTGCGGCATCATTGTCACCATACAGAAAACTTTAGGTAGAGGtctttgatttttgtttaatataatAAAGCCCCTGAAAAAGCATTACAATGCAAAAATGATATCTAACTCCTTGTGCAGAATAAACAAGCCTGGCTTATTGTCTGGGATAATATGGTTGTACCACAAGGTCTCTGCTGCCTAGTGTGGCAAAAGTTGGGGAATTGGGAGGTGACAACTGTCCACAGGAATCACAGAAAGTTATCTGACCAGGTTTTATTTACCAGGTTGtatgcagagagagacaaaccTTTTACCATGTAGGCAGACAAACATTTAATGTGAAACATGCCTTGTGGTAAGTTAGTTCACTAATGGGTTACAGTGCTTAGAAAAATTCGAGACAACGTGGGTTGTGTGCAATAGGATTTTATGGCCATGCAGAGTCCGTGATCAGAACTTCCACCATGGCAACGGTCTGTTTTACATAGCAACGATTGGTTATACCCACTATACACAGCATGGTTGAatactcaattctgattggtcaatcaCAGCACTTTAAGCTCTGTCATTACAGACTGTTTCCATGGACGGGGTTCTAATTGACTGGCggaccatttttaaaacaagtccattttaaaatcaattatttgtgCTCACACCGCTGAACAGTAGATCACAAAaggtagagaaagagaaacaaacgGGGATCGCTGTCAGCGCTAACCGTGCAAATAGAGCATTAGTTAGCTCCATGTTTAGTTCTTTTACCAGGGCAACCTAGCTTTCACCAGCTAGCCGTGCGCATCAGCAGTAAAGTTAACTGCTCCAACCAGAATGCAGGTAATGACTACCAAGGCACTCACTGCATAACCCTGACAGCGTTCTCTGAATATAAATCTATATTTTCTCTAGTCCTATGATGAAGTTATGAAAGCATGTAGTCCTTTGGTTCAAACAGGACAGTAGTGTTGGCTGCACATGTGATAGGAGCATGCACTGCACACGCGGAGGGTTAATTCCATTTAATGGGACGCTGGCCAGTTACCAAGGTGTGTGATTAAAGTGTGCACTGAAACATGCCATAAGACCTAATATTGCTATGTATGTGCATTTCCTCTTTAAATGCATTCTtaaacaaaagtacattttttatatttcaaatcatgcaaatatttcaaaattgaCTAGCTTAACGTCCCATGGGAATTCCTGACTCTTAGCAACCCTAGTGGTGCCTTTTAAGCTCCTATTTGGGCCGACATGTTCAGTCATTCATAACGCTTTACCTAAGACCCAAATGATAACGAGTAGATCCTCAGTCGGTCAAGCTGCTAATTTCTAATTAATCACCATGTAACGATCATTTGATCTTCACAGCAACGTGGGTATAACACCAGCAAGTCTTAAAAATTGCTGGTGAAtgaagttacaaaaaaaaaaaaaagaagatacagGCGCCTGGAGCACAATGCAGAGGGGTGATGAATGTTACTCATGTGATAACTTCAGATGAAAATTACCAAGGTTTGAGGTTCCGGGGCACAAAGCAGATGAATGGTGAAAATCATCTATTGGGATGTTTGTAGTTAATAGTTGGTGTTGAGTAACAAGTCATGtctcatattttacagtgtttaGGAAGTACCTTGGGGGGTAGTGGCACTATGCAACTTACCCCATACCAGGAGGTCCACCTCTTCCACCACGGTCAAATCCACCACTGCGGTCATATCCACCACGGTCATATCCACCACGTTCATAGCCGCCACGGCCTCTGCCTCTGtagccccctcctcctccttcgtTACGGTCTCCTTGGTCACGTCCATACCTCCCACCCTGAACACCTCCTTCACCTAGTGTACGGAGAGATTTATTCAGTACTACCCAACCTAACTCAAAGCTCGACAGTAACGCTTGCCCACTTCAGCGAGCCAATCCAGTAGCACAAAAATGCCAGCAATAGCAGAAACAGTCTCTTCTGTTCTTACCTTTCACAACAAAAGCCCAAGACATAGAGGCTACCCATTAACCCAAGGACATTAACTTGACTTGCATTTTGTCAACAGGAAACTCAAAATAGCTTACAGTAGCTTTTTTCTGCTTCCCAATTGTGGTCTGAAAGCAGTGGGGTACATGGGCTGGAGTCTCGGGAGCCAAACACCCATCACTCCACTCAGAAGCCGGGATACAAGACACCTCTAGTGGGCTTAAGGAGCTACAGCATTTATGCATTCTAAATCTGCAGAGTCAAGCCAACATACAATCACATGATATCTTCATCATGAAGCTTCATAACTCCTCTTGTCTGCTCACACCAGATCAACTGACAATCTTACTCGCTTCACCTTCATTCCCCAAAAGGATCTCTGTTCCACCGATGTCGTAAGCTGGTGCAAATATTTAAACTGTATCAACGGTATCAATAGTTTTGAAGCAAAAGATTTTTCATACTTTCATTTAGTCTCATCCCGTGTGTAAAGACCTTCAGTAAGGTGAACAAGAAACTTGAAATGTaccatttatttgtttcagaAAGGATAAAATGGGTGTAAGAATCTGACGCTTTGAGAGTTTATATCAGATcgctggttaaaaaaaactagctaACCTCACAAGTTGATACTGGTGTCATTTATTGGTATTAATTATAAAGTGGTTAGAAAAAGAAGGCCCATCTTTGCTAAATAAAGTGCATGCAATTCTCTGTTATGTCATTCTGGATAAAGGCTTTATTGGGAAGCTTGTTGATAGTCTTATTACAATGCATCCTCCTCGTAGGCTTCACTAAAAGACATAGGTACAAGGGCACCACTCCACATGAGTGGAAGAGGCCAGCAACCCCGAAGCACCTGCTCGTTCAGTAATTACAATCTATATTAATTCAAAATCTAGTTATTTGTACCTTCGCTCCATCTTCCATAGCTGCCTCCGCTGCCACCACCTCCTTGCCCACCAAAAGAGCTTTGCTGTCCATAGCTGTCTCCTCCTTGACCCTGGCTACCATAGGAACCTTGATGGCCGTAAGAAGACGATGTTGACGACAACTTATCGCCATACCTTGAAGTGGTTTTTAGCAAAAATCATTACAGTTAGCACAACAGTGATGCCAAATATTTTAATCTATTGAGATGTTCTTATAGGTTGTTAGGATGGTAAGACAAGCAGttgtcaattaaaaataaaccataaaGTGAAGcacaaaatagtaaaataaactATATTGCGTAAACAGACTAGCACTTCAGTATATTTACAAATAAGATTATGCCTTTGGTTTTAGATAGTTTAATTATGCTCCAATTCTTGTATGTTAGAATCTTAACATTTTACTTCTTAACGTTACTAagccattaaataaaaaaacaaacaggtaaaGAATGTCAGTGAGAATCATGCTGCACAGACTACAGCCCTGACATTTCAAGAAGGTCCCTAACAATGTGATATTAGCAGCTTACCCAGATGGTTCCTGTCCATAATTATCAAAGCTCTGTTGGGGAGCTTGGCCATAACCGTCTGTCGAAAAGATTTTACAAAAGATAAATCAAACCTCTTTCAAAACAGTGCACCGTTTAATCCATCGTTTTGGGGTCAATGAAAATGGTCTTACAAAAACCGAAAAAGCATTGTCAATTCTTCTGCGACTTTTCTATCAGTGTAGGGCTGCAACAACAGCCGCATCACTGCAGTGATGTGGGGGTATGACAGTGATGTTACCACCGTATTTTTTTGCTCGTAAAAGTTACAGGAGTGCACATTTTATAAGAAATATAACAAACACAATTATCAATTTGTTATCATTGACTGTCTTCCTATGTACAATGGATTCTGGAAAACTGTTGGAAATCTTCAAGTGACATAAAACTGTGGTCTTAATTACCATCAATCCTGATATAACATGGCACGCCATTTCAGTAATTTAACACTCCCATTGAGGTAATAACCTTACAGCTAGGTTGGCCAAATAAAGGTTCAATGTTAGGTGAGAATCGTCAGTACCGATGTACCAATCATTGTGGTTTTTCAAATTGCTTTAATTAAATACTAAAGACATACTATACCTTGTGTTGCCACACCTTGCTGTCCATAGCCACTGTAACTCTGCCCCCCATAAGAGCCAGCGCCACTGCCATTTCCTTGTCCATAACCCTGTCAATCAGAATGACCAAGTAGACATGTTATCCCACGCccaaaagtttatttaaaattataacGCTAAAATAGATTAATTGGGTTAGGGTCTTACCTGTCCACTCTGCTGCCCGCCATATGACCCATAACTACAAACACATGACATAAGCAGTTAGCTGCAGGTTATACATGGATTTTACAACCAATGTGTcagttatgtttaaaaaataaataaatgtgtacaaCGGTTTGACATAGGAAATCATTGAGTTGCATGTTTGTTTATACCTTTGTGAGCCACCGTAGCCCGAATCTGAAGGAAATGAAACAGTTTCTTGTTACTACAAAAAGGTTGGCCGagatttaacaaacacacacacacacacacaactatatTTTTCAGGTACAAGGAATGTACTTTTGCCTTTAAGCCATCTTAATTATTTAGAGGCCGTGACGGTAGGAACATAGTCCGAGAACAAACTCCAGTTTGTCATGAGCAATGGCAAAGTTCCTAGCATTCATGTCTTGCTAGCATTCAACCCACCCAGTAcccagcagttttttttttttgctgttagaCAGGTGCCGCCAGCACCAAGACAATCCGGTCACCACGCCGACTCGGTAAAAATGGCGGTCAATTTGGTCTAGGCTTGGGCTAAGTCTTGAAACGAGACAAACTACCATAGGTTTATAATTGCTGTCCAACCTCGGTACTTTGCTTTAAACTAAACTGTTTGTATGTGAATAtcaccaaattattgttaaagtACAGCGGCACAAAGCGTGTCTCGTCTAGCAGGGAAACAGCATTGATATAAACAAAGGCGAATTCATGCTAACTAGCTAGCAGACACCGTGAGTCAATTTGAGTTGGCTAGCTAGCGCTAGTCGCGACAAGGCCCGGCTAACTCTGCGGCATTTCCATATACTGACGTTACAGTAAAGTTAAAGACATGGCCACAAAAGTACAGTAAAGTGTGATGACAAACTAAACTTCGCACTGAAAATAAACGTTTACTCAAACACCGGCAAAGCTAACTTTGTTCTTCTAGTGAAAGATGAGCCATGTTCCATGAGATAGACGGAGCCCTTCTTCTGGCCTCGCGGTGGTTAGCAAATTTAGCTACAATGCTATTCGGCACccttttcattatttatacaAGAAACACACGGGatcaaaagacattttgacttacCAGTGGCCATTCTGTGACGTTTATatagttaaaaaatacaatgaaatctGTTTCTTCTGATTAGCGGATAAAAACCCAGGTTGACATCTACGCAGCGCCACAGAATTAAGCTGAACACTCTGCGACACTTCCCTTATGCagctacttcttcttcttcttcttcttgtactTCCTGTTTGAAAGAATTGGTCGTATTTAAAGATAAGTTCTAATACCGCCATCTGCTGCTAGAGAGGCAGGTCATGTGCTCTTTTcttggtttaaaaagataaaataggTTTAACATTCATCGATTTCTGTCATATCAGATGGTATCTTCATTTAAGTTCTCGATAAATAGACACTAAAAATTGAGAGGAGCATATCTGTGTTTTGCAAGTTTCAGCTATTAAAAATTATGTTAAGTGCATCTTCAAGGCAGAATGAAAGTCCCTATGCAGATACTTTGATTTTGCTATGTGGTTACTTCTAATAAATGTCATTGTCTTAGATGACAAAATAAGGTTgtccttgtctgtgtgtgtgtgagaatgactGACTCAACagacctttttcacagattttgtgtcacagtaaaaaaaactcaggtGCAAGTAATAATTATATTCACTGATGGCTGTCCTCTATTTTGATGTGCCCGTTTTTGTCTTACTGGGGAACTTAATTGAAACATAATCCGTCATTATCATGATATTAGTTCAACCTTTGCTTTTCTTATTAGGAAATGTTTCTGGACGCTGATATTAGTGCTGTAACCCAGAACAGTATTTATAATATCAGTCCTTATAACTTGTATTTGTTCAGCTAATGTTAACCAATAGTTCAGTACATATCTTGGAGACGGTGCAGATGGTGAATAAATTGCATAATAGATATATACTCAAACTTTAACCTTGTTTAATCACAAAACAGTGACTAACCCAACCAATTATTccaattttattcataaaaacagGCATGCCTTGATAAAATCAATTATTACATcataaaaaggaggaaaaagtgATGAAGTGACTTTCTATCATAATGTaagcatggcaaaaaaaaatactaaaatgagTCAGGGTTTAAATGCTAAATTAATACATAAggcagtgttaaaaaaaggcacTGGCTGCACTTCAACTGGTTTGCTGACCTCCTCAAACTCCCCATATTCACACATTAGTGCTGAGATAAGCACAGATGCTGGGAAACAAAATGATTTGCCATGTCTGGTCATATTCTCCATGTAGTGGTGCATATGtgattggacaaaaaaaatcaagataaTTCCATTTCATTACATACTCCTGCTATCAGAtgcatataaaataaacaaaacctcTGTTACCAtgccaatttcaaatgacattttaaaattattacaGAGTACCTACAAATTCATTTTCATCTTGTTtcatgtataaaataaaaggcagaTAATGTTTTTCTATGAATGATCTCCCCGTTTGCATGATTGTTTGTGCCTCTAAAAAGTTTACTGTTactgattttaataaacagcaATTATGCATAACAGGCAAAATCCCTTGTCAAAATACAAAGGTAAAAGTAATTGCACCCATGATGCACTTCGTTACATCAAACATTTTCCTCACAGAATGCAAACGTTTTTTCGGAAATATTTAACGTAGTTTAAGTACTATAAAAAGTACAACAAGATCTGCTCTGAGACACTAAGATCAGCACCCTTTCATGCCTAAAGCGTCTCCAAGTGTTCACACGATCTACTAAGCAATGGGATTATATCACGTACATCCAGAAGTGGGGCGCAGTGAGTCCCTGCCCCACCCACGAGTCGTCATCAGTTGATGAAGCTGCTCTGATTGACTCATTAATGTAGAAATAAATCTAATCAAAACttaatctgaaatgaagacgaCTCTTTACTGCATTTGTATTGATTGAGGAATTTCAAGCCAGCGAGCCCTATACCCAACCTCCAAGCACCTAAATTGCAGTCAAAATCCTAATTACACCAATTCAATAATTTATATCAGAAACTTGGACAAACCAGACAGGGTAACCATGGTTTGGTCAGAGACCACGGCTCAAGTGAGGACCCTGGGAGATACACACTGGGGTCCAGATACATTATGTAATGTTGAAATTGCTGAATGTGTTTATCAACAATTGTGCCAAGGTAGTGTTTGCCTCCTCTGCTTGCTCTCATTAACCAGGGTGATGAACAAGggattcatgtttttatattcagttctgataaactttaaaaaaaaaccaacaCTTAAGTAGTGAAACTTAAGGCTGGTACTGAGGCTCTTTAACTCCAGACATCTTGTGAGTAGCGTCCCTTGGTCATCAGTTTCTTGATGTAATCGGTGGCCTGCGTGCGTGTCATGCCTCCCAGTTCTTCTCCTATCTCATGCAGAGCTGTCTGCACATCCTTTGCCATGTTCTTTGCATCCCTAAATAGGAAAGAGAATCACTTTAGAACAGaaatcttcaacagggggtccgggaccccaaGCGGTTCCTCAGAGTCACTTCATGGGGGCGCTCCAAATTATTGTCAATTTTGTAAAGttgttttcaaaaattaaaatgtctaaacatAATTCccacatattattagcaaatatacactaccggtcataAGTTTGgagtcactcacaaatttccattggactacatcatagacagaatcccagctgagataagtttaattattagttatttaaaataatatcaaattagtaaacaaaatgtgactttggaacattggatgaatggttgctgataatgggaaatgtagatattgcattaaagatcagccacccactcagatcagctggtattctgtctataatggagtgtaatggaaatttgtaagtgaccccaaacatttgaccggtagtgtagatccacattgatgataggcttactggtctctaggtaaggtagtcactaaaaTAGCCATCCAAAGATACAATTCATCCTAAAGACTCACTGTGCCCcataaaagatgatttattaaaatgatgCCAACAATTGGGCGTCCAGAtagttcagttggtagagcgggcacccgTATCAAGAGGTGTAACTCCTTGACCTGCGGCTCTTAGCTACATGTtatttccccttctctctcccctttcatgtctttagctgtcccatcaataaaggcccaaaaagtaatcttaaaaaaagattagtattctatgcactaaaagGTATGTATGACGGATTTAGGTCGCACTACACAGTATTTTAGGCCTAGTTTAATCTTCAACCTATTTTGTACAATATGTAGTAGGAGGTCCCTGTCCATGCCTccttcagttaaggggtccttggcttaaaacaCGTTGAAGAGCCCTGCTGTAGTCTGAAAGTCTGATTGTCAGTGTTTTCCCCCcccatattttacatttttgtttatccATCTACTGAAAGATATTTTCCTTTAATCGAAGAACCGATCATCAGCCAGCAACAATGTTCACCTCAAACATGGTGGaagttattttcttttgatttctAAATGATGGCAGTGTAAACCAATTCTCACTATCCCACTAGAAGGTGCTAAATCACCAAAGAGAATGTGTGAGTTTCCAAATATCAGCATTAGTTTTCCCTCCA
This genomic window contains:
- the taf15 gene encoding TATA-binding protein-associated factor 2N isoform X4, producing the protein MGHMAGSRVDRVMDKEMAVALALMGGRVTVAMDSKVWQHKTVMAKLPNRALIIMDRNHLGMAISCRQHRLLTAIKVPMVARVKEETAMDSKALLVGKEVVAAEAAMEDGAKVKEVFRVGGMDVTKETVTKEEEGATEAEAVAAMNVVDMTVVDMTAVVDLTVVEEVDLLVWGSRDFDSRDEPAGEQDNSDNNTIFVQGLGEDATVQEVGDFFKQIGIIKLNKKTGLPMINIYSDKATGQPKGECTVSFDDPPSAKAAIDWFDGKEFNGRPIKVSFATRRAEFTQRGGAAGGGGRGGRGGFRGRGAGGGGGGGPSFDIKGGDWPCPNSSCGNMNFARRQECNKCGAPKPGDGGGGFGDRGGRGGYGGDRGGGFRGRGGFRGGDRGGDRGGDRGGYGGGFGGGYKMGARGDRRDDRRERPY
- the taf15 gene encoding TATA-binding protein-associated factor 2N isoform X1, producing the protein MATDSGYGGSQSYGSYGGQQSGQGYGQGNGSGAGSYGGQSYSGYGQQGVATQDGYGQAPQQSFDNYGQEPSGYGDKLSSTSSSYGHQGSYGSQGQGGDSYGQQSSFGGQGGGGSGGSYGRWSEGEGGVQGGRYGRDQGDRNEGGGGGYRGRGRGGYERGGYDRGGYDRSGGFDRGGRGGPPGMGGGDRGGYKNYGGSRDFDSRDEPAGEQDNSDNNTIFVQGLGEDATVQEVGDFFKQIGIIKLNKKTGLPMINIYSDKATGQPKGECTVSFDDPPSAKAAIDWFDGKEFNGRPIKVSFATRRAEFTQRGGAAGGGGRGGRGGFRGRGAGGGGGGGPSFDIKGGDWPCPNSSCGNMNFARRQECNKCGAPKPGDGGGGFGDRGGRGGYGGDRGGGFRGRGGFRGGDRGGDRGGDRGGYGGGFGGGYKMGARGDRRDDRRERPY